Proteins from a genomic interval of Stigmatopora nigra isolate UIUO_SnigA chromosome 19, RoL_Snig_1.1, whole genome shotgun sequence:
- the taf1 gene encoding transcription initiation factor TFIID subunit 1 isoform X3, whose product MSDSDSDEDQDRPFSITGFLFGNINEDGQLEGDSVLDNESKKHLAGLGNLGLGSLITEITANEDEEQEEKNAAPIVDADGWVKSTDDAVDYSDISEVAEDETRKYRQAMGSLQPCRKNDDEDDYDADCEDIDSKLMPPPPPPSLSAAAGAAKKDEPSSQSASAAEEGDGIILPSIIASSSTTEKVDFSSSSDSESETDRPGPASGPGGPPDSLTLPLAGIMQKDAAKALPGVTELFPEFRPGKVLRFLRLFGPGKNMPSVWRSARRKKKRKHRDLQQPGSPPPEGEPEDQRQDKTSGWHYEYANPPPPEQCLSDDEISMMAPVESKFSQACGDGDKETESRPKVAEWRYGPAQLWYDMMGVSEDASNFTYGLKLKEKHLGHSRELHNTLEEREKMSEEMEKSFDGEEERMALENELFLMVTQLQWEDDIIWNGEDVKHKGTKSQRASLAGWLPSSMTRNANAYNAQQGLARSNSLLVTPTPHLLPKTLSITGIKRDKSSHDHQSNQEDDAPWFSIFPIDNEELVYGRWEDNIIWDDQEMDHFLTPPVLTLDPNDENIILEIPDEKEMSTSHSPSKENKKETAIKKSRILLGKTGVIKDEPQQNMSQPEVKDPWNLSNDEFYYPKQQGLRGTFGGNIIQHSIPALELRQPFFPTHMGPMKLRQFHRSTLKKYSFGPLAQPGPHPAQPLLKHIKKKAKLREQERQASGGGDMFFMRTPQDLTGKDGDLILAEYSEEHTPLIMQVGMATKIKNYYKRKPGKDPGAPDCKYGETVYCHTSPFLGSLHPGQLLQAFENNLFRAPIYLHKMPETDFLVIRTRHGYYIREIVDIMVVGQACPLYEVPGPNSKRANTHIRDFLQVFIYRLFWKSKDRPRRIRMEDIKKAFPVHSESSIRKRLKLCADFKRTGMDSNWWVLKPDFRLPTEEEIRAMVSPEQCCSYYSMQVAEQRLKDAGYGEKSFFAPEEENEEDFQMKIDDEVRTAPWNTTRAFISAMKGKCLLEVSGVADPTGCGEGFSYVKVPNKPTQQKDDKEPQPAKKTVTGTDADLRRLSLKNAKQLLRKFGVPEEEIKKLSRWEVIDVVRTMSTEQARSGEGPMSKFARGSRFSVAEHQERYKEECQRIFDLQNKVLESTEVLSTDTDSSSAEDSDFEEMGKNIENMLQNKKTSSQLSREREEQERRELQRMLMEEENDRDNKGRKERRKVLSSSLSTSSHKDDDTSSVTSLNSAATGRRLKIYRTFQDEDGKDYVRCETVRKSAVIDAYTRIRTTKDDEFIRKFALFDEQHREEMRKERRRIQEQLRRLKRNQEKDKFKGPPEKKSKKMKERPDLKVKLKCGACGAIGHMRTNKFCPLYYQTNALPSNPVAMTEEQEEELEKTVIHNDNEELIKVEGTKIVLGKQLIESADEVRRKSLVLKFPKQQLPPKKKRRVGNAVHCDYLNKPHKAIHRRRTDPMVTLSSVLESIINDMRDHPNTYPFHTPVNAKVVKDYYKIITRPMDLQTLRENVRKRLYPSREEFREAVELIFKNSATYNGAKHPITQVAQSMLDLCDTKLKEKEDRLVRLEKAINPLLDDDDQVAFSFILDNIATQKMMVVPDSWPFHHPVNKKFVPDYYKVIVDPMDLESIRKNISKHKYQNRETFLSDVTLIHTNSVKYNGRDSPYTKTALDIISVCRQTLDEYDEHLTQLEKDISTAKEAALDAADFESLEMAHGSYLAQYDDLDKDLSSVKGSFMDLQRLATSSPYIGQVRHGRRLREEESDVDIEGFEEEDDGKPKTPAPAEDAEGDLEDDDDDEDMLLPPRRRAHNRQEEEDERRSNPLTHASVLYQDLLMSDGEDDASEEEGDNPFSSIHLSESGSDSDREVDVRPPPPRRAQETARMGMEQDESMMSYEGDAADDGAHVEDSNVSYGSFEESRGRAQPPTGGNPEDDGISEEEEEEDEEDDARRRGPATHSQYEEKDAKWSFMDLERHGATPAPYAQQPWQLRGNRQDDGNSDEEEDDEEEEARRRGPAVLSQVQLSEDEESEEFRSIGGDSDLESD is encoded by the exons ATGTCTGACTCGGACAGCGATGAGGATCAAGATCGCCCTTTTTCCATCACTGGCTTCTTGTTTGGAAACATAAATGAAGATGGTCAACTTGAAGGCGACAGTGTTCTGGACAAT GAGTCCAAAAAGCATCTGGCTGGTTTGGGCAATCTGGGTCTGGGCTCTCTCATCACCGAGATCACGGCCAATGAGGATGAGgagcaagaggaaaaaaatgctgccCCCATTGTGGATGCTGATG GTTGGGTGAAAAGCACCGACGACGCAGTCGATTATTCTGACATCAGCGAGGTTGCCGAGGATGAAACGCGCAAGTACCGTCAGGCCATGGGATCTTTGCAGCCCTGCAGAAAAAATG ACGATGAAGACGACTACGACGCCGATTGCGAGGATATAGACTCCAAGCTGAtgcctcctccaccaccaccgaGCCTTTCCGCCGCTGCCGGCGCCGCTAAAAAAGACGAGCCATCGTCTCAAAGTGCGAGTG CCGCAGAAGAGGGCGACGGTATCATCCTACCCTCTATCATCGCGTCTTCATCTACCACCGAGAAAGTAGACTTCAGCAGTTCTTCCGACTCCGAATCGGAAACGGACCGGCCCGGTCCGGCCTCGGGTCCGGGGGGCCCGCCGGATAGCCTCACCCTCCCGCTGGCCGGCATCATGCAGAAAGATGCCGCCAAAGCTCTGCCCGGCGTCACGGAGCTCTTCCCGGAGTTTCGACCCGGAAAG GTTCTGAGATTTTTACGGCTCTTCGGCCCGGGGAAGAACATGCCGTCAGTGTGGAGGAGCGCCCGCAGGAAAAAGAAACGCAAGCACCGGGATCTTCAGCAGCCCGGCTCACCTCCGCCCGAGGGGGAACCGGAAGACCAGAGACAAGATAAGACGTCCGGGTGGCATTACGAGTACGCCAACCCTCCTCCGCCCGAGCAGTGTCTTTCGGACGACGAG ATCAGCATGATGGCACCGGTGGAATCCAAGTTTTCGCAAGCGTGCGGCGACGGAGACAAAGAGACGGAATCGCGACCCAAAGTGGCCGAATGGCGCTACGGGCCGGCCCAGCTCTGGTACGACATGATGGGGGTCTCCGAGGACGCCAGCAATTTCACTTACGGATTGAAGCTGAAGGAAAAACACTTGGGCCACTCTCGGGAACTGCACAACACACTCGAAGAAAGGGAAAAGATGTCCGAGGAG ATGGAAAAAAGTTTCGACGGAGAGGAAGAGCGAATGGCCCTGGAGAACGAGCTCTTCTTGATGGTGACACAACTGCAATGGGAAGATGACATCATCTGGAATGGCGAGGACGTCAAGCACAAGGGCACCAAAAGTCAGCGTGCCAGTCTGGCCGGGTGGCTGCCCTCCAGCATGACCCGCAACGCCAACGCTTACAACGCCCAACAAG GACTGGCCCGAAGTAATTCCCTGTTGGTTACCCCCACACCCCATCTTCTGCCCAAAACCTTGTCCATCACTGGCATCAAGAGGGATAAAAGCAGCCACGATCatcaat CCAATCAGGAAGACGATGCTCCGTGGTTCTCCATTTTCCCCATCGACAATGAAGAGCTGGTGTATGGGCGCTGGGAAGACAACATCATCTGGGACGATCAGGAGATGGACCACTTTCTCACCCCGCCGGTGCTTACGCTGGACCCCAATGACGAGAATATTATCCTAG AAATTccagatgaaaaagaaatgtcgACGTCCCACTCGCCATCCAAAGAGAATAAGAAGGAAACCGCCATCAAAAAAAGTCGCATCTTGCTCGGGAAGACCGGGGTGATCAAAGACGAGCCGCAACAG AACATGTCCCAACCTGAAGTGAAGGACCCCTGGAACCTCTCAAACGACGAGTTCTACTACCCCAAGCAGCAAGGTTTACGGGGCACTTTTGGTGGCAACATCATTCAG CATTCCATCCCAGCCCTGGAACTGAGACAGCCATTCTTCCCGACTCACATGGGACCCATGAAGTTGCGCCAATTCCACAGATCCACGCTGAAAAAGTACTCTTTTGGGCCTTTGGCTCAGCCCGGTCCGCATCCCGCTCAACCGCTGCTCAAGCATATTAAGAAGAAGGCCAAG TTGCGGGAACAGGAGAGGCAGGCTTCCGGAGGAGGCGACATGTTCTTCATGCGCACCCCTCAGGATTTGACGGGCAAAGATGGAGATCTGATTCTGGCAGAGTACAGTGAAGAACACACTCCCCTCATCATGCAAGTGGGCATGGCCACCAAGATTAAAAACTACTACAAAAGG AAACCCGGAAAGGATCCCGGCGCGCCCGATTGCAAATACGGAGAAACCGTTTACTGCCACACTTCGCCCTTTCTGGGCTCTCTACATCCCGGACAGCTGCTCCAA GCTTTTGAAAACAACCTTTTCCGCGCCCCCATCTACCTGCACAAGATGCCGGAGACGGATTTTTTGGTCATCCGAACGCGCCACGGCTACTACATCCGAGAAATAGTGGACATCATGGTGGTGGGCCAGGCCTGCCCCTTGTACGAAGTTCCCGGCCCCAACTCCAAAAGAGCCAACACGCACATAAGAGACTTTCTTCAG GTGTTCATCTACCGGCTGTTCTGGAAGAGCAAAGACCGTCCGCGCAGAATCCGCATGGAGGACATCAAGAAGGCTTTCCCGGTGCATTCCGAGAGCAGCATCCGAAAAAGACTCAAACTCTGCGCCGACTTCAAGCGCACGG GCATGGACTCCAACTGGTGGGTGCTGAAGCCCGACTTCAGATTGCCCACGGAGGAAGAGATCCGCGCCATGGTGTCCCCGGAGCAATGCTGCTCTTACTATAGCATGCAGGTGGCCGAACAGAGGCTGAAG GATGCCGGATATGGCGAAAAATCCTTCTTTGCGCCCGAGGAGGAGAACGAAGAGGACTTCCAAATGAAGATTGACGACGAG gTCCGGACGGCTCCCTGGAACACCACCAGAGCCTTCATCTCTGCCATGAAGGGAAAATGCCTGTTGGAGGTTTCGGGCGTGGCCGACCCGACGGGCTGCGGAGAAGGATTCTCCTACGTCAAAGTGCCCAACAAGCCCACCCAACAGAAG gaTGACAAGGAGCCACAACCTGCTAAGAAAACTGTGACGGGAACAGATGCGGATTTGAGGAGACTTTCACTGAAGAACGCTAAGCAGCTCTTGCGCAAGTTTGGAGTTCCAGAAGAAGag ATCAAAAAGCTGTCACGTTGGGAGGTCATCGACGTGGTGAGGACCATGTCAACGGAGCAGGCGCGTTCGGGAGAGGGCCCCATGAGCAAGTTCGCCAGAGGCTCGCGTTTCTCGGTGGCCGAGCACCAGGAACGCTACAAGGAGGAGTGCCAACGCATCTTCGACCTGCAGAACAA ggtgctggagtccacGGAGGTGCTCTCCACGGACACGGACAGCAGCTCGGCGGAGGACAGCGACTTTGAGGAAATGGGCAAGAACATCGAGAACATGTTGCAGAACAAGAAGACCAGCTCCCAACTGTCCCGCGAGAGGGAAGAGCAGGAGAGGCGGGAACTGCAGCGGATGCTCATGGAGGAGGAGAACGACCGAGACAACAAAGGACGCAAGGAGCGCCGCAAAGTCTTGT CCAGCTCCTTGTCCACCAGTTCCCACAAGGACGACGACACGTCCTCCGTCACCAGCCTCAACTCGGCCGCCACGGGGCGGCGCCTGAAGATCTACCGAACCTTCCAGGACGAGGACGGCAAGGATTACGTCCGCTGCGAGACGGTCCGCAAGTCGGCCGTCATCGACGCCTACACCAGGATAAGAACCACCAAAGATGACGAATTCAT ACGCAAGTTCGCCCTCTTCGACGAGCAGCATCGAGAAGAGATGAGGAAGGAGCGTCGGCGAATCCAGGAACAGCTGAGGAGGTTGAAGCGAAATCAAGAGAAAGACAAGTTCAAGGGGCCTCCGGAGAAGAAGTCCAAGAAGATGAAGGAGAGACCAGACCTCAAGGTAAAA CTCAAGTGTGGCGCCTGCGGTGCCATCGGGCACATGAGGACCAACAAGTTCTGCCCCCTCTACTACCAAACCAACGCCCTGCCGTCCAACCCGGTCGCCATGACCGAAGAACAGGAAGAGGAGTTGGAAAAGACGGTCATCCACAACGACAACGAAGAATTGATTAAAGTGGAAGGCACCAAGATCGTCCTGGGCAAGCAACTCATCGAGAG TGCCGACGAGGTGCGGCGAAAGTCTTTGGTGCTAAAATTCCCCAAGCAACAGCTCCCCCCCAAGAAGAAGAGACGAGTCGGCAACGCCGTGCATTGCGACTATTTGAAC AAACCACACAAGGCCATCCACCGCCGACGCACCGACCCCATGGTGACCTTGTCCTCCGTGCTGGAGAGCATCATCAACGACATGCGCGACCACCCCAAC ACTTATCCCTTCCACACGCCGGTCAACGCCAAGGTGGTGAAGGACTACTACAAGATCATCACGCGACCCATGGACCTGCAAACGCTGCGGGAGAACGTCCGCAAAAGATTGTACCCGTCCAGGGAGGAGTTCCGTGAAGCCGTGGAGCTCATTTTCAAGAACAGCGCCACCTACAACG GAGCCAAACATCCAATCACGCAAGTGGCGCAGTCCATGTTGGATCTGTGCGATACCAAGCTAAAAGAG AAAGAGGACCGACTGGTGCGCCTGGAAAAAGCCATCAACCCCTTGCTGGACGACGACGATCAAGTGGCCTTCTCCTTCATCCTGGACAACATCGCCACCCAGAAGATGATGGTGGTTCCCGAT TCATGGCCGTTCCACCATCCCGTCAACAAGAAGTTTGTGCCCGATTATTACAAAGTGATCGTGGACCCCATGGACTTGGAGAGCATTCGCAAG AACATCTCCAAGCACAAGTACCAGAACAGAGAAACCTTCCTCTCCGATGTCACTCTCATCCACACCAACAGCGTCAAATACAACG gaaGGGACAGTCCGTACACCAAGACGGCACTTGACATCATCAGCGTGTGCAGACAGACCTTGGACGAG tatGACGAACATTTGACCCAGCTTGAAAAGGACATTTCCACCGCCAAAGAGGCGGCCCTGGACGCCGCCGACTTTGAGAGTCTGGAGATGGCTCACGGCTCCTACCTGGCGCAG TATGACGATCTGGATAAGGACCTATCCTCCGTTAAGGGCTCATTTATGGACCTACAGAGGCTGGCCACATCTTCGCCCTACATAGGCCAG GTTCGCCACGGGAGAAGGCTGAGGGAAGAAGAATCCGACGTGGACATCGAAGGCTTCGAGGAGGAAGACGACGGCAAACCCAAAACACCCGCCCCC GCCGAAGACGCGGAAGGCGATctggaggacgacgacgacgacgaagacATGCTGCTGCCGCCGCGCAGGCGCGCGCACAACCGccaggaggaggaagacgagcgAAGATCCAACCCCCTCACGCACGCCAGCGTCTTGTATCAGGACCTGCTCATGTCCGACGGAGAGGACGATGCCAGCGAAGAGGAGGGCGACAATCCCTTCTCCT ccaTTCATCTTTCAGAGAGTGGTAGCGACTCGGACCGAGAAGTGGATGTGCGACCTCCACCCCCGAGGAGGGCTCAAGAAACGGCGCGCATGGGAATGGAACAGGACGAGAGCATGATGTCCTACGAGGGAGACGCAGCCGACGACGGGGCTCACGTGGAAGACAGTAACGTCAG CTACGGTAGCTTCGAGGAGAGCCGCGGTCGGGCGCAGCCTCCGACCGGCGGGAACCCGGAAGACGATGGAAtcagcgaggaggaggaggaggaagacgaagaggacGACGCGCGAAGGAGAGGCCCGGCTACACATTCTCAG TACGAAGAAAAGGATGCCAAATGGTCATTCATGGACTTGGAGAGGCACGGCGCAACGCCTGCGCCATACGCGCAGCAG CCGTGGCAGCTCCGAGGAAACCGGCAGGACGACGGCAACAGCGACGAAGAAGAGGATGACGAAGAGGAAGAGGCACGCAGGAGAGGTCCGGCTGTTCTTTCTCAGGTCCAACTCAGCGAGGATGAGGAGAGTGAAGAGTTTAGATCCATCGGAGGGGACAGTGACCTGGAGTCCGACTAG